A single window of Oscillospiraceae bacterium DNA harbors:
- the rimM gene encoding ribosome maturation factor RimM (Essential for efficient processing of 16S rRNA) translates to MDKRFLEAGVIVGTHGVRGELRLNPWCDDVAFFSALKTLYIAGRAYALLSARPHKHLALLRLGGVDDVTAAQALRGQVVHVDRAEAALPEGRFFIQDLIGFSVVDCASKQSIGALTDVWQQPAHDVYVVRDAEGREHLIPNVPAFVKEIDWPGQTIRVTLIEGM, encoded by the coding sequence ACAAGCGGTTTTTGGAGGCCGGCGTCATCGTGGGTACGCATGGCGTGCGGGGCGAGCTGCGCCTGAATCCCTGGTGCGACGACGTCGCTTTTTTCTCTGCGCTCAAAACGCTCTACATCGCCGGCCGGGCGTATGCCCTGCTCTCGGCCCGTCCGCACAAACACCTGGCACTGCTCCGGCTCGGGGGCGTGGACGATGTGACGGCGGCACAGGCGTTGCGCGGCCAGGTTGTGCATGTGGACCGCGCGGAGGCCGCCCTTCCGGAAGGCCGTTTCTTTATCCAGGACTTGATCGGCTTTTCGGTGGTGGACTGCGCCTCAAAACAGTCGATCGGCGCGCTGACGGACGTCTGGCAGCAACCGGCGCACGACGTCTATGTTGTGCGCGACGCCGAGGGGCGCGAGCACCTCATCCCCAATGTACCGGCGTTTGTCAAAGAGATCGACTGGCCCGGGCAGACGATCCGGGTGACGCTCATCGAGGGGATGTGA
- the trmD gene encoding tRNA (guanosine(37)-N1)-methyltransferase TrmD, whose translation MRVDILTLFPDAVEAMMGASILGRARERGHLAIHCHQIRDYTIHKQKQVDDYPYGGGLGMILQADPLYRCLQHVWKVAGRGRTILLSPQGALLNQDTARRLVTYPHLILVCGHYEGVDERFIDVCVQEEVSIGDYVLTGGEIPAMALCDAVCRLVPGVLADEDSFTGESHWAGLLEYPQYTRPEFWQGRAVPPILLGGHHKNIQAWRQAQSEERTRLRRPDLWARYLEKQSRGD comes from the coding sequence ATGCGCGTGGACATCCTGACGCTTTTCCCCGACGCCGTCGAGGCCATGATGGGCGCCAGCATCTTAGGGCGCGCCCGCGAACGCGGACATCTCGCCATCCACTGCCACCAGATCCGCGACTATACCATCCACAAACAAAAGCAGGTGGACGACTACCCGTACGGCGGGGGGCTCGGCATGATTTTGCAGGCCGACCCGCTCTACCGCTGCCTGCAGCACGTGTGGAAAGTGGCCGGCCGCGGGCGCACCATCCTGCTCAGCCCGCAGGGCGCGCTGCTGAATCAAGATACGGCCCGGCGGCTCGTGACATACCCGCATCTCATCCTGGTATGCGGCCACTACGAGGGCGTGGACGAACGCTTCATTGACGTCTGCGTGCAGGAAGAAGTTTCCATAGGCGACTACGTACTCACCGGCGGGGAGATCCCCGCTATGGCGCTGTGCGACGCCGTCTGCCGTCTGGTACCCGGCGTACTGGCCGACGAAGACAGCTTTACGGGCGAGAGCCACTGGGCAGGTCTGCTTGAGTACCCACAGTACACGCGCCCGGAATTTTGGCAGGGGCGCGCGGTGCCGCCCATCTTATTGGGGGGGCACCACAAAAACATCCAAGCGTGGCGCCAGGCGCAGTCTGAAGAACGCACCCGCCTCCGCCGCCCGGATCTGTGGGCCCGTTATCTGGAAAAACAGAGTCGGGGGGACTGA
- a CDS encoding serine acetyltransferase — protein MGKPTDKGIRMLVSAMLESYREMPETIKVSASNKVNKDVIIESIEQLRYLLFPGFFGDKHLKSDSVEYHVGELLETLIYHLQKQIARALPNRKEPVADPEAEAEAVTYAFLERLPHIRRLLAMDVAAFYEGDPAAFSTDEIIWSYPGLYAVMVSRLAHELYLLDVPLIPRMMTEHAHSLTGIDIHPGATIGHHFFVDHGTGIVVGETTVIGNNVKIYQGVTLGALSTRGGQGLRGVKRHPTIEDNVTIYSGASILGGQTVIGEGVVIGSNAFITTSVKEKTKVSVKSQELQFKTDRPTGVERPTKTPALTEDAYWDFVI, from the coding sequence GTGGGGAAACCGACGGACAAGGGCATCCGCATGCTGGTGAGTGCCATGCTGGAGAGCTACCGCGAGATGCCCGAGACCATCAAGGTTTCGGCATCGAACAAGGTCAATAAAGACGTGATCATCGAGAGCATCGAACAGCTCCGATACCTGCTGTTCCCGGGCTTTTTCGGGGATAAACATCTGAAGAGCGATTCGGTGGAATACCATGTAGGGGAACTGCTGGAAACGTTGATCTATCACCTGCAAAAGCAGATCGCACGGGCGCTCCCCAACCGGAAAGAACCGGTGGCGGACCCCGAGGCCGAAGCCGAGGCGGTTACATATGCCTTTTTGGAGCGGCTGCCGCACATCCGCCGTCTGCTTGCGATGGATGTGGCCGCCTTCTATGAGGGCGATCCGGCCGCGTTTTCGACGGATGAGATCATCTGGTCCTACCCGGGTCTGTACGCCGTCATGGTGAGCCGCCTGGCACATGAGCTCTACCTGTTGGATGTGCCGCTCATCCCCCGGATGATGACCGAACACGCGCACAGCCTGACCGGTATCGATATCCACCCGGGCGCTACCATCGGCCACCACTTCTTCGTGGACCACGGCACGGGGATCGTCGTCGGCGAGACGACGGTTATCGGCAATAATGTAAAAATTTACCAAGGCGTAACGTTGGGCGCGCTCTCCACACGGGGCGGCCAAGGGCTGCGGGGCGTCAAGCGCCACCCCACCATTGAAGACAATGTCACTATCTACTCCGGCGCCTCCATCTTGGGTGGTCAGACAGTGATCGGCGAGGGCGTTGTGATCGGCTCCAACGCCTTCATCACGACGAGCGTGAAGGAGAAGACGAAGGTCAGTGTCAAGAGCCAGGAACTCCAGTTCAAGACGGACCGGCCGACAGGGGTAGAACGGCCGACAAAGACCCCGGCGCTCACCGAGGATGCGTATTGGGATTTTGTGATCTGA
- a CDS encoding ACT domain-containing protein: MKGIITVLGQDRVGIIARVCTYLAEQGINILDISQTIVHGYFNMVMMVDLTENKGSFEQTAAGLEDVGRSIGVRVKLQREDIFDAMHRV; this comes from the coding sequence ATGAAAGGAATCATCACCGTGCTGGGGCAGGACCGCGTGGGCATCATCGCGCGTGTCTGCACCTATCTGGCCGAGCAGGGCATCAACATTCTGGATATCTCACAGACCATCGTGCACGGCTATTTCAACATGGTCATGATGGTCGACCTCACCGAGAACAAAGGCAGTTTCGAACAGACCGCCGCCGGGCTGGAGGACGTCGGCCGGTCTATCGGCGTGCGCGTCAAACTCCAGCGCGAGGACATCTTCGACGCCATGCACCGGGTCTGA